In Maridesulfovibrio sp., the genomic stretch TTTCTCATCTAAGGGCTGCGCTTTCGCTTTGGGATTTTTGCGAACAGTCAGCGCAGTTTATTTTTGCGGGTATGGAAACAGATTCGACATGTCAGAAAATATTAGAAGCTTTGGAGGAGTCGGGCGGAAGCTTGGACACTTCGGGGCTGTATAAGTTTTTTGGAAATCACATCTCGAAAAAGAAAATGACCGTTGCCCTGAATAACCTCCTTGCCAGCAAAAATATACGACTTGATGAGATGAAGCCTGAAGGTGGCGGAAGACCTCGAAAATTATTTTATTTGTGCGAATAAAGCGAATTTTGCGAATTTACTCAAGTCGCTATGAGAGTAAAATCGCAAAATTCGCACGCTTTATATTGAGATAGTAAATTCGCAAAGTTCGCAAAAATCGCAATAAAAAAGAAAAAAGTAGGGATAACGCATAGCAGGTTCAGGTGCTCTTATTGGAGTGTGCTTATCCTGCTAAGCCAGCCTACCCAATGTCACACTTTTGCTCCGCAAAAACATTGGGGCTGGTGAGGGAGTTGCTACCGCCTCCCTTCAAACCCTCTGGACGAAATACATTATGAATAACGCCAAAAAAACAGAAAATCTGTCCATGCGAGTGAGTCCAAAGGACAAAGAGTTAATTCTAGCAATGGCAGCTGAAAGCGGAATGAGCATGGCCGATTTTGTTCGCGTGCGCTTGGGACAGACCAGAGTGCGCCGCAGCAAAATTGAAAGAGAGAAATTACTCCATATGGCTCGTATCGGAAATAATCTGAATCAACTTGCCCGCTGGGCAAATACGCACAAGAGCAGTGCTGATTCACTTTTAGTTCTTGCTGAGCTGACCGCCATCGAGCAGGAGCTGAAATGTATATGAAAGTTTTCGCCCATGGTCAGGGAGATGGAGCCAAGGCCGTTAATTACGTGATTGATCCGAAACGAAAAGGGCGTGAGGAATCGCCGCCTGAAGTTTTGCGCGGAGACCCGGAGATAGTCCGAATGGTAATTGGCTCAACTGATCGTAAATGGAAATATACTTCAGGCGTTCTTTCATGGGCTCCAGAAGATCAGGTTTCGCCCGAAACTGAAAAGAAGATCATGGAAGATTTTGAGAAAACAGCTTTCGCAGGCATGGAACCTGATCAATATTCGGTCTTGTGGGTTCGTCATAGCCACGCTGGGCATCATGAAATGCATTTCATAATCCCACGTACGGAATTGACTCAAGATAAGGCTATGAATGCATGTCCGCCGGGTTGGCAAAAACAATATGATGTCTGGCGGGATTTATGGAACGAGCGAATGGAGTGGGCAAGGCCGGATGATCCGAAGCGGGCGAGGGTTGCTCAGCCGGGGAAGGAAATCCAGTTTGACAGCAAAAATAAACGTGCAGAGCTGAAGCAGCAAATTACAGATTATTTGGCTCAGGGAATTTCTAAGGGCGTTTATCAAAACAGGGATGACCTAATTGAAGGGTTGGAAAACGTAGGTTTTTCCATTCCACGTAAGGGCAAAAATTATATCACACTGGAGTCGCCGCAAGACGGGCAACGAATCAGGATGAAAGGAGGAATCTATGCAGCATCTTGGAGAGCTGACAAGCAAGTTGAAAGAGCAGGTGAGATCACAGTCGCAGGAAATGGAGCAAGCCGTACAGGGCGTATTTCACGACTTGAGCGAGAGCTTGAGGAAGTACGCAGCAGCCGAGCTGAATACAATCAAAAACGATATGGACGAACAACTGAAAAAGTTGAGAAAGAGGGAGTCCGCAATTTCGGCTTATCACTGGAAGCAAAATTTGCTGGCAAATTTCCTATCCGCTTTGCTGCTAGTCATAGTTTCGGTCTCCATAACAGGATTCTACGGTTGGAGAATCAAGGAGAATCGCGAGGAGTTAACAATCATCAACACACAAATAGCAAGCCAGAAGAAGAATATAAGCAAATTTACAGCATGGAAGATCAACGCCTACCAGACCGAGAATCAAAAATATCTGGTTTTCCCCAAGGGAATGAAGTTGGAAATAACACGCACAGAGAGCGGAAGTCCTGCGCTTTTACTAAAGAGGTAGATTATGAACGAGTTAAGTCAGAACTTATCGGAGGCCCTAGCCAGAATAGAGAAGGAGCAAAGCCGCAGATTAAGCGAGCAGGACAAGAAGATTGCCGAGCTGACAAGGGAGGTTCAAGGTTGCCGGGACTTGCAGAGCGACTTGGAAAGAGTCTTAAGCGAGTTGGAGCGGTTGTCGGGGCGTTTGCGCGGTTAGTGGGGAGAAAACGGGCGAAAAATAAGGAGATGAGGCGTTAATGTGTGATGATACAGGACTTATTTACAATTTACAGGGTTCCTAATCCTTGTGCCGCAGGTTCGATTTCTGCTGTGGTCACCATGTTTAATAATGTTATAGGGTTAACTAGTTTTTTGGTTAACCCTTTTCTGCGTTTTTATGGGTATATTTGGGGTTGCTGCCAACCGGGGATTCCAACCTGTTTGGGATAATAATCATGTGGTTGTTGTTATAATGCATTTATTATAGGTAACTTGCTTTTCATATAACATTAATGATTATGAAGAAAATTATAGTTATTTTAGTCTGTTCGTTACTGATTGCTGCAACTGCATATGCCGAAGATATTAGATTAAAATGTGATACGCATCGGATAATTATAAGTGGAAATAGTAATCTTGTTCAGTTAGTGGGGACAAGTGTCTCTCGTAATGGAACATACTCTCAAGATGGTAGAGTATATCATATAGTTTTTCCTGCTTCAGAAATTAGTTGGGAGGTTTCTTTGAATATTTTTAAGGAATCAGGTGAATATACTTGGGAACATGGCACTAAGCCTTTTGGGAAAGAGAATAAACAAAATGCTTTTTTTACTGGGAAGTGTTCTAAATATAAATCTCTTTTGAATTAGGGTGTGTTGTTAGGAGCATTTGGTATAATACTCTTTCATTTGAAATTTATTTCTCTTTGGTAATTGGTATCTCAATGAATGGATAGGCTGGAATATGTTGGGGCTTGTACGAAAAAAGTAGATAAATACGATCCAGAAGGTTTGTTACTGCTGGTTTCATGTTTTGAGTCCATTTTTTAACTGTTTTATATTCTAGCAAAAATTCATCGGTGCTCATTATAAGAATATATTTTGTGTATGGTCCACCCAGAAGTTTCCTGCTATCTTTCTTGGCTATGATTTTTAGTAGTTGTTTTTTGAACAAAGATTCATTCCAATCTCCATAACATTTGAAGTCATTTTTTCCTGCCCTACCTTGTTTTATTCGAGCGTTCATACCTACGGCATGCTCGTTTACTAGTTCAGTTATTTCTATTGCTATATTGCCTTCTGCGACACAGTCTGGTGGGTCAGCTTCTGAAATTTTGGGATTCATATATGGGAGAACTGCTTGCAGTTCAATATGTGATTTAATCAAATCATTAGCGACGCCAAGCTCATAGATGGCTTTTCCTTTTGAACTGGCATTAATTGGAGGTGCAAAAAATGATGCGTACCCTCGATCATTTTTGAGCATATCCATTAGCCTGTCTGGATTTAGTAAGTCGTCTTCTTTCATATTCGTACAGTGGTTTTCGTTCAGTTCTTAGCTAGCGGCTTAAAATGATTGCGGAGGTAGTTCGAATCCTATTGGATTTTGTTCAATTATGTCTGTAGCGTGTTTTATGCCGTAACTGATTATTATCCCCGAATTTTCTTTTACATAATATGGAAGAGTTTTGTCTTCGTCATGAATTGGCTTAGACTCAAATCTATAGCCTGAAATAACTCCTAATATTTTGAAGTCCTTTTCCGTTGGATAGGGTTCTTTGAACACTACAGGACCTCCTGAGAAACCGGGATTATTATGCCCGTCTAGATAGTAGATTTGGATTTCATCAGTGAGCGACATGCTAGATAAAGTTGCTTTTTTTACAAAAGGTAAAGGAAAGTTATTGTTCATTTCCCCGACATGTTCGTACAGACCATACGGAAAACCTAGAAAATACACATCCTGTCCATATACTGATCCCTTAGCGGTTGCTGGTAGTGGATACAGGGGAGAAATTTGTATGTCTGTTGTTAAAACAGCTATATCTATTGGATTGTCCGCAAAACCAACTAGTTGAACTTCTATAGTTTTCCATTGTTTATTATGAAATATTTCAATAGTTGTTTTTTCTTCTATTTCAGCCACTATGTGTTTAGCTGTTACTATGTACTGTTTGTTTTTATGTTCTACTGTGAAACATGTCCCGGTAGAATTGTTTACTTGAATTTGAAATACTCTTTGGATAGCGTTGTTAGGTATCATTTATATCTATTTTTGTATGAAGTTAATGAAATATATACCGCAAATAATTTGTTTCTGTCTTGCAGATTTAAATGTTCTACGACAGACATTTTAATTATCTAAAAGAGCCTCAAAATTATTCATATACGGAAGAAACCACGCCTCATATTCATAAAAAATCCATTGTTTTTAAATCGCATAGTATGGTTGTATGATGCTCTGGTTAAAGGCTATCGTCAAATATTTTATTTGTAATATTATATGTACACATGAGCACACCGTCTTCGATCAACTGAAGAACCAGCAGCAACCACCCATTCCACTAACCACATTATCCCCTGATCCACAGAATCATCAGAAAAAATAACGATAATCCCCCCCAGTGATCAAATCAGACCAAACAAGATAACCTTCAATTTTTATGATTATTTAACAATATGAAATTGAAGGAGATTTACTGGAGGTAATTAATTGCGATCTACTGTTTCGGATGATCTATTTCTATACTGCGGAAGCAGGTGATAGAAGACGGAAATCTAATCGATGTGACAGGGTAGGCGAAGGGAATCGGATTCAATGTTCCAGTGGCTGTATCTCTGAACCTGTACGAACGAGACATCAAACCACCGAAAGGACTTGAATGCGAAGGACTGAGCTGTGCTGGATGACTTCATGCCTGTTCATGTTGTGCCTGTTGGCGATGCAAGGACAAACTTGATCAGAGCAGCCTTAGCTTTAAGGTGCTGTTTCCTATTCTCAAATGCGGGAAGGACTCTTTTAAGATTCCATTCAATTGTGCCTCGTACCGGGGCACAACATATTCCGTTAATTATCTCTTGTATTGCAGGTAAATTGCCTTGCATTTGTTACACATTCTAAAAGAGGACTCCATGCCCTTCTACGCTGGCAATAGGGGGCAAACTACATGAAACTTCATTGATTTAAAGTTTAGGCTGTAGTCATTTTTTGTGGGATACATTTTTTTAATAAAACGATCATTTGTTGGCCGTTTCAATGAGAAATAGTGTCATTGCTCCAGCAATATTTACAACAAGTCTTGCATGCCTTGGCTGTGGGCGAACATGCAACACGCCGGGGCCGTGAGCGTCGCCAAGGGAATTTCTAAGTGATCCTAAGCCATTTACAACGGCTGAGCATCCACCTAGAACTTGCTTGAACAAGTCTTCATCGTGTTGTTCTGGGGCTAGGTTCAATTCGTCTGCTACAGTCCTGTACAATTTATGAAGCTTAATGTTTTTTGATTCGTATTGAATACCGCGTAGGTCAA encodes the following:
- the mobC gene encoding plasmid mobilization relaxosome protein MobC — its product is MNNAKKTENLSMRVSPKDKELILAMAAESGMSMADFVRVRLGQTRVRRSKIEREKLLHMARIGNNLNQLARWANTHKSSADSLLVLAELTAIEQELKCI
- a CDS encoding relaxase/mobilization nuclease domain-containing protein; the protein is MYMKVFAHGQGDGAKAVNYVIDPKRKGREESPPEVLRGDPEIVRMVIGSTDRKWKYTSGVLSWAPEDQVSPETEKKIMEDFEKTAFAGMEPDQYSVLWVRHSHAGHHEMHFIIPRTELTQDKAMNACPPGWQKQYDVWRDLWNERMEWARPDDPKRARVAQPGKEIQFDSKNKRAELKQQITDYLAQGISKGVYQNRDDLIEGLENVGFSIPRKGKNYITLESPQDGQRIRMKGGIYAASWRADKQVERAGEITVAGNGASRTGRISRLERELEEVRSSRAEYNQKRYGRTTEKVEKEGVRNFGLSLEAKFAGKFPIRFAASHSFGLHNRILRLENQGESRGVNNHQHTNSKPEEEYKQIYSMEDQRLPDRESKISGFPQGNEVGNNTHRERKSCAFTKEVDYERVKSELIGGPSQNREGAKPQIKRAGQEDCRADKGGSRLPGLAERLGKSLKRVGAVVGAFARLVGRKRAKNKEMRR
- a CDS encoding serine protease, which produces MIPNNAIQRVFQIQVNNSTGTCFTVEHKNKQYIVTAKHIVAEIEEKTTIEIFHNKQWKTIEVQLVGFADNPIDIAVLTTDIQISPLYPLPATAKGSVYGQDVYFLGFPYGLYEHVGEMNNNFPLPFVKKATLSSMSLTDEIQIYYLDGHNNPGFSGGPVVFKEPYPTEKDFKILGVISGYRFESKPIHDEDKTLPYYVKENSGIIISYGIKHATDIIEQNPIGFELPPQSF